In Cupriavidus basilensis, the following proteins share a genomic window:
- a CDS encoding transglycosylase domain-containing protein: MALLVGGGYLLCAVVAEELATSRLQARYFAGRAKDVAFAVKDGPSERIRFPDDGPYDLRFGYSRIPQFTELLEARGFRRERQARWSDRMLELTDSGLFAPYHEKTQAGLDLLDCNDLPFGARRTPPRTYASFADIPALLVNALLFIENRDLLDPEFPTRNPALDVRRFTRAALDQGVHFFNDKHDAAGGSTLATQIEKYRHSRAGRTGSPKEKLRQMASASMRAYLDGPNTVAARERILLDYLNTVPLSARAGVGEVNGLGDGLWAWYGQDFDEANRLLASAAGPGPGAGQGEGELGQRQARVFKQALSLIIAQRGPSHFLRRDTATLVELTDSYIRLLSAAGAIPPWLRDASLAQSLTLGAPALDRPEVSFISRKAISGVRTDLLRYLDLGSSYELDRLDLTAHSTINTGLQRVVTEALLRAGTRDGAHGFGMYGHNLLREGDDPGKLAISFTLYEKVDGANLLRVQADNLDLPFDLNRGARLNLGSTAKLRTLVTYLEILSELHEKYAGMSAAELREIKPAKLDALTQWVVSYLLAAPDKSRRAMLEAAMLRRYSGSAGEAFFTGGGLQTFSNFERWENMKIMTVREAFEHSVNLVFIRLMRDIVRYETYRLHPDADDWLNNPAAPQRRAYLVRFADKEGSDYLRAFYGKYRGMSQQEAARRVLQNRHFSPVGLAVTLRSIDPDIDPAQFNKVMLATLPKAGLTDEKLAKLYSKYGPTSFSLNDRGYLARVHPLELWLLNYLRQHPDASLDEVLRDSTEQRQEVYAWLFKTRHPGGQTRRIRSQLERQAFVEIARRWQRLGYPFSAITASYASAIGAAGDRPAALAELVGIVQGNGVRQQATALRSLEFAAGTPYETDFGLGQKGTRLLSEDITEVVRAALIGVVNSGTAGMLKPALGGSGIVAGGKTGTGDHRYEVYGPGGRLISSRVVSRSATFVFFLGERYFGNVTAYVQEPYAARYAFTSALSVQLLKSLAPTILPLVRDGGVRSPLACKH, translated from the coding sequence TTGGCTCTGCTTGTAGGGGGCGGTTACCTCCTTTGCGCCGTCGTTGCCGAGGAACTTGCCACCTCGCGGTTGCAGGCGCGCTACTTCGCCGGGCGGGCGAAAGATGTCGCCTTCGCTGTGAAGGACGGCCCGAGCGAACGCATCCGCTTTCCGGACGACGGCCCCTATGACCTGCGCTTCGGCTATAGCCGGATCCCGCAGTTCACCGAATTGCTGGAAGCGCGGGGCTTTCGGCGCGAACGCCAGGCACGGTGGTCCGACCGCATGCTGGAACTGACGGACTCCGGCCTGTTCGCGCCCTATCACGAGAAGACCCAGGCCGGCCTGGACCTGCTCGACTGCAACGACCTGCCATTTGGCGCCAGGCGCACACCGCCTCGTACCTACGCCAGCTTCGCGGACATTCCGGCCCTGCTCGTGAACGCGCTGCTCTTCATCGAGAACCGCGATTTGCTCGATCCCGAATTTCCCACGCGCAATCCCGCGCTGGACGTGCGGCGCTTCACGCGCGCCGCATTGGATCAGGGCGTGCATTTCTTCAACGACAAGCACGACGCCGCCGGCGGCAGCACGCTCGCTACCCAGATCGAGAAATACCGGCATTCGCGCGCCGGCCGCACCGGTTCGCCCAAGGAAAAGCTGCGCCAGATGGCCAGCGCATCGATGCGCGCCTACCTGGACGGCCCGAACACCGTGGCCGCCAGGGAGCGCATCTTGCTGGATTACCTCAACACCGTGCCGCTCTCGGCCCGGGCCGGCGTGGGCGAGGTCAACGGACTGGGCGATGGCCTGTGGGCCTGGTACGGGCAGGACTTCGACGAGGCCAACCGCTTGCTGGCGAGCGCCGCCGGGCCGGGACCCGGCGCGGGACAGGGCGAGGGCGAACTCGGCCAGCGGCAGGCGCGGGTGTTCAAGCAAGCGCTCTCGCTGATCATTGCGCAGCGCGGGCCATCGCATTTCCTGCGCCGCGATACCGCCACGCTGGTGGAGTTGACCGACAGCTATATCCGCTTGCTCTCGGCCGCCGGCGCCATCCCGCCCTGGCTGCGCGACGCTTCGCTGGCCCAGTCCTTGACGCTGGGCGCCCCGGCGCTGGACCGGCCGGAGGTGTCATTCATCTCGCGCAAGGCCATCAGCGGGGTGCGCACCGATTTGCTGCGCTATCTTGACCTTGGCAGCAGCTACGAGCTGGACCGGCTCGACCTGACTGCCCACAGCACCATCAACACGGGCCTGCAACGGGTGGTCACCGAGGCGCTGTTGCGCGCGGGCACGCGTGATGGCGCGCATGGTTTCGGGATGTACGGCCACAACCTGCTGCGCGAGGGCGACGACCCGGGCAAGCTGGCGATCAGCTTCACGCTCTACGAGAAGGTCGACGGCGCCAACCTGCTGCGCGTGCAGGCCGACAACCTGGACCTGCCGTTCGACCTGAACCGCGGCGCGCGGCTGAACCTGGGTTCCACCGCCAAGCTGCGCACGCTGGTGACCTACCTGGAAATCCTCTCCGAGCTCCACGAGAAATATGCCGGCATGTCCGCCGCCGAGCTGCGCGAAATCAAGCCGGCCAAGCTGGACGCACTGACCCAGTGGGTGGTGAGCTACCTGCTCGCCGCGCCCGACAAGAGCCGCCGCGCCATGCTGGAAGCCGCCATGCTGCGCCGCTATTCCGGCAGCGCGGGAGAGGCCTTCTTTACCGGGGGCGGGCTGCAGACGTTCAGCAACTTCGAGCGCTGGGAAAACATGAAGATCATGACCGTGCGCGAAGCGTTCGAGCACTCGGTGAACCTGGTCTTTATCCGCCTGATGCGCGATATCGTGCGCTACGAAACCTATCGCCTGCATCCCGATGCCGACGACTGGCTGAACAATCCGGCCGCGCCGCAGCGCCGCGCCTACCTGGTGCGCTTTGCCGACAAGGAGGGCAGCGACTACCTGCGTGCCTTCTATGGGAAATATCGCGGCATGAGCCAGCAGGAAGCGGCCAGGCGCGTGCTCCAGAACCGCCACTTCTCGCCGGTGGGGCTGGCGGTGACGCTGCGCAGCATCGATCCCGACATCGATCCGGCGCAGTTCAACAAGGTGATGCTCGCCACCCTGCCCAAGGCGGGGCTGACCGATGAGAAGCTGGCCAAGCTGTACAGCAAATACGGACCGACCAGCTTTTCGCTCAATGACCGGGGCTACCTGGCGCGGGTGCACCCGCTTGAGCTATGGCTGCTCAATTACCTGCGCCAGCACCCGGACGCCAGCCTGGATGAAGTCTTGCGCGACAGCACCGAGCAACGCCAGGAGGTGTATGCGTGGCTGTTCAAAACCCGCCATCCCGGCGGCCAGACGCGCCGCATCCGCAGCCAGCTGGAGCGCCAGGCCTTTGTTGAAATTGCGCGCCGGTGGCAGCGCCTGGGCTATCCGTTCAGCGCGATCACGGCGTCCTATGCCTCGGCGATCGGCGCGGCGGGGGACCGGCCGGCTGCGCTGGCCGAGCTGGTCGGCATCGTGCAGGGCAATGGCGTGCGCCAGCAGGCCACGGCGCTGCGCAGCCTGGAGTTTGCGGCAGGCACGCCGTACGAGACTGATTTTGGGTTGGGGCAGAAGGGCACGCGCTTGCTGAGCGAGGATATCACCGAGGTGGTACGCGCCGCGCTGATCGGCGTGGTGAATTCGGGCACGGCAGGCATGCTCAAGCCAGCGCTGGGTGGCAGCGGCATCGTGGCAGGCGGCAAGACCGGCACGGGCGATCATCGCTACGAAGTCTACGGGCCCGGTGGCAGGCTGATTTCGTCGCGCGTGGTCAGCCGCTCGGCCACCTTCGTGTTTTTCCTTGGCGAGCGCTACTTCGGCAACGTCACGGCGTACGTGCAGGAGCCCTATGCCGCGCGCTACGCCTTCACCAGCGCGCTGTCCGTGCAGTTGCTCAAATCGCTGGCGCCTACCATCCTGCCACTGGTGCGCGACGGCGGCGTGCGTTCGCCGCTGGCGTGCAAGCACTGA